Proteins from a genomic interval of Terriglobales bacterium:
- a CDS encoding F0F1 ATP synthase subunit epsilon has translation MADTLQIEIVTPERLLVSDQATEVQVPGMSGYLGVLPGHAPLITELKSGEFSYRRPDGKIERLALHWGFAEVLPDKVTVLAERAEKAADIDVEVAKRQQQMAEEQLKDPNANREEALRLIERAKTRLEV, from the coding sequence ATGGCAGACACGCTACAAATCGAAATCGTCACCCCTGAGCGTTTGCTTGTGAGCGATCAGGCAACCGAAGTCCAGGTGCCCGGCATGTCGGGCTACTTGGGCGTTCTGCCCGGACACGCTCCTCTGATCACAGAGTTGAAAAGCGGCGAATTCAGCTACCGACGTCCGGATGGAAAGATCGAACGCCTGGCGTTGCACTGGGGATTCGCCGAGGTTCTGCCTGACAAAGTCACGGTTCTTGCCGAGCGCGCTGAGAAAGCTGCCGATATTGATGTCGAAGTAGCAAAACGCCAGCAGCAGATGGCAGAGGAACAACTCAAAGACCCCAACGCAAACCGCGAAGAAGCTCTACGCCTGATCGAGCGCGCAAAGACGCGACTTGAAGT
- the atpD gene encoding F0F1 ATP synthase subunit beta: MAQNIGKVIQISGPAVDVQFEEATMPPIYQALRITSEGFNVPQPISIIVEVQQHLGEGRVRCVAMEATEGMVRGMKAIDLGGPISVPVGKATLGRVINVIGQPVDKLGPLNATETWPIHRPAPTFEEQSTTEEMFETGIKVIDLIQPFLKGGKIGLFGGAGVGKTVVIMELINNVAKQHGGYSVFAGVGERTREGNDLWLEMSESGVIKPGDSNASKAALVYGQMTEPPGARLRVALTGLTVAEYFRDKEGADTLLFIDNIFRFTQAGSEVSTLLGRMPSAVGYQPNLATEMGELQERITSTKKGSVTSVQAVYVPADDLTDPAPATTFAHLDATTVLSRPLSALGIYPAVDPLASTSRILSPRAVGQEHYDVAQGVKKILQRYKDLQDIIAILGIDELSEDDKITVARARKVQKFLSQPFHVAEQFTGYKGKYVKVQDTVRSFREIIEGKHDDVPEQAFYMKGTIDEVLEEAQKMKSATAA, encoded by the coding sequence ATGGCACAAAATATCGGCAAAGTAATTCAGATTTCCGGTCCCGCAGTGGACGTTCAGTTCGAAGAAGCTACGATGCCGCCGATTTATCAGGCGCTGCGCATCACCAGCGAAGGTTTCAACGTTCCGCAACCCATCAGCATCATCGTGGAAGTGCAGCAGCACCTTGGCGAAGGCCGCGTACGCTGCGTCGCAATGGAAGCCACCGAAGGCATGGTGCGCGGAATGAAGGCAATCGATCTCGGCGGTCCCATTTCGGTACCCGTGGGAAAGGCCACTCTGGGACGCGTAATCAACGTCATTGGACAGCCCGTCGACAAGTTAGGTCCGCTGAATGCAACCGAAACCTGGCCGATTCATCGTCCGGCTCCGACATTCGAAGAGCAATCGACGACGGAAGAAATGTTCGAGACCGGCATCAAGGTCATTGACCTGATCCAGCCTTTCTTGAAAGGCGGCAAGATCGGACTCTTCGGCGGCGCGGGCGTCGGCAAGACTGTTGTCATCATGGAACTCATCAACAACGTAGCCAAGCAGCACGGCGGCTATTCGGTGTTCGCTGGAGTTGGCGAGCGTACGCGCGAGGGAAACGATCTCTGGCTCGAAATGAGCGAGTCCGGCGTTATCAAGCCGGGCGACAGCAATGCCTCGAAAGCCGCGCTGGTTTATGGCCAGATGACTGAGCCGCCAGGAGCGCGTCTGCGCGTAGCGCTTACCGGTCTCACCGTCGCCGAGTACTTCCGCGACAAGGAAGGCGCGGACACGCTGCTCTTCATCGATAACATCTTCCGCTTCACGCAGGCCGGTTCTGAAGTTTCTACGCTGCTGGGACGTATGCCCTCCGCCGTCGGATATCAGCCGAACCTCGCGACCGAAATGGGAGAGTTGCAGGAGCGCATCACTTCCACAAAGAAAGGCTCGGTCACTTCGGTGCAGGCCGTGTATGTGCCTGCCGACGACCTCACCGATCCCGCTCCGGCTACGACCTTCGCTCACCTCGACGCAACCACCGTGCTCTCGCGTCCGCTCAGCGCGCTCGGTATCTATCCGGCAGTCGATCCTTTGGCATCGACCTCACGCATTCTTTCGCCGCGCGCCGTCGGTCAGGAGCACTACGACGTTGCCCAGGGCGTGAAGAAGATCCTGCAGCGCTACAAAGACCTGCAGGACATTATTGCCATTTTGGGAATCGACGAGCTCTCCGAAGACGACAAGATCACGGTCGCTCGCGCGCGCAAAGTGCAGAAATTCCTTTCGCAGCCATTCCACGTCGCCGAGCAGTTTACCGGCTACAAGGGCAAGTACGTGAAAGTGCAGGACACGGTGCGCAGCTTCCGCGAGATCATTGAAGGCAAGCACGACGATGTGCCGGAGCAGGCCTTCTACATGAAGGGCACCATCGACGAAGTGCTCGAAGAAGCACAGAAGATGAAATCTGCAACCGCTGCATAA
- the atpG gene encoding ATP synthase F1 subunit gamma, giving the protein MANVLDLRRRIRSVQNTKQITKAMKMVSAAKLRRAQERALAARPYAQMLVNVLKSLVSRAEIYDPVTGEPHHALLERREEKNILLVVISGDKGFAGAFNANVVKTTNRFLEAKAGKNVDIIAIGRKGRDMFRRRFPYAQAGSEDGEYRRNAPVEIIGEQVGVLNKVEFGQASGLAAEIIKRYTRKEVDSVYLVYNEFKSVIAQRLVVDHVLPMVHIGEQDVEQVDQFTLEERQKAAHAAATAGVSVRAEDPSAQDDRMKQFGAGDYIYEQTPGRLFNDLLPRYVAVQIYRALLESVAAEHAARMTAMDSATNNASDMIDSLTLTMNRVRQASITKEIIEIVSGAAAL; this is encoded by the coding sequence ATGGCTAACGTTCTCGATTTACGCCGACGCATACGAAGCGTCCAGAACACGAAGCAGATCACGAAGGCCATGAAGATGGTCTCGGCGGCAAAGCTGCGCCGCGCCCAGGAGCGAGCGCTCGCCGCGCGTCCGTATGCGCAGATGCTCGTAAATGTGCTGAAATCCCTGGTCTCGCGGGCGGAGATCTACGATCCAGTCACGGGCGAGCCGCACCATGCGCTGCTCGAACGTCGCGAAGAGAAGAACATTCTTCTAGTTGTCATCAGCGGCGATAAAGGCTTCGCCGGCGCCTTCAACGCCAACGTCGTGAAGACGACAAACCGGTTTCTTGAGGCGAAGGCGGGCAAGAACGTTGACATCATCGCAATCGGACGCAAGGGGCGGGATATGTTTCGCCGCCGCTTTCCTTATGCCCAGGCAGGCAGCGAAGACGGAGAGTATCGCCGTAATGCGCCGGTCGAAATTATCGGTGAGCAAGTCGGTGTTCTGAACAAAGTGGAATTTGGTCAAGCCAGCGGTTTGGCTGCCGAAATCATTAAACGCTATACGCGCAAGGAAGTTGACTCTGTTTATCTCGTTTACAACGAGTTTAAGTCGGTTATTGCTCAGCGCCTGGTGGTCGACCATGTCCTGCCGATGGTGCACATCGGCGAGCAGGACGTCGAACAGGTCGATCAGTTCACGCTGGAAGAACGCCAGAAAGCTGCACACGCTGCCGCCACTGCCGGCGTCAGTGTTCGCGCCGAGGACCCCTCCGCGCAGGATGACCGGATGAAGCAATTTGGCGCCGGCGATTACATCTACGAGCAAACACCAGGGCGTCTGTTCAATGACTTGCTTCCGCGATACGTTGCCGTGCAGATCTACCGCGCGCTGCTCGAATCCGTTGCTGCTGAACATGCTGCGCGCATGACTGCAATGGATTCGGCAACCAACAACGCATCCGACATGATCGACTCGCTGACGCTCACGATGAACCGCGTACGTCAGGCTTCGATCACTAAAGAAATTATCGAAATCGTCAGCGGCGCTGCCGCTCTGTAA